Sequence from the Corallococcus sp. EGB genome:
CCAAATCAAAGCGTCCCCGTCCTTCCGCGATGGAAGCGCCGTCCACGGTGCCCCCATCTCCCGCCCCTCAAGGGGAGCCCGTCGCGGCCCCACCCGAGCCCTCCGCGCTGCTTGTCAGCCCCACGGCGCCAGCGGAGCCCTCCAGTCCCTCCCTGTCTCCCGCCGGGACGGAAGCGCATCCCGTGCGGAACGCGGTGCGCCAGTGGCTGTCGGCCCACCGGGTGGAGGTGGCGCTGTTCCTCATCGCGTTCGCGGTGCTGTCCAGCTTCAGCTCGCAGCGCTTCCTCCGGCAGAGCGCCGCGCCGCACTTCATCTACCAGGCGCAGTCCTGGCTGGACGGACGGCTCGACGTGGATCCCCAGGTGTTGCCCAACCTGGAGGACTGGGCCTGTGTTCGGGTGGTGAACGGACACAAGGTCCGCTGCGAGGGACGTCCGCTCCCAAGTGACCGCTGGTTCGTGAGCTTCCCGTCCTTCCCCGCAGTCGCGATGCTCCCCTTCGTCGCGCTGCACGGCTACCAGTTCAACGACACCTCCTTCGGCGTCGTCGTGGGCGCGCTCGCGGTGGCGTTGTTCTATTCGTTGCTGCGCTTCCTCGCGAAGCAAGGCGAGACGGAGCGCAACCGCGACGACAACGTGGTGCTGTCGCTGGTGCTCGCCTTCGGCACGCTGTTCTTCTACTGCGCCATCCGGGGCGAGGTCTGGTTCAGCGCGCAGGTGATGGGCGTGGCGCTCACGTGTCTGTACGTGCGCACCTCCGTGAAGGCCCGCCGCCCCGTGCTCGCGGGGGTCTTCTTCTCCATGGCGGTGCTCACCCGCACGCCGCTGGTGTTCGCGGGCCTCTTCTTTGTCCTGGAGGCGCTCTGCCCCGGACCGGACCGGCTGGCGCAGCTGAAGGCCCTTCCGGCCACGTGGAGGCCAGCCCTGCGCAAGCTCGTCCTCTTCGGCGCGGGGGCCGCACCCCTCGCGGGGCTCGCGGCCGCGTACAACGCCTACCGCTTCGGCAAGCTCGGCGAGTTCGGCCACTCGTACCTCTACAACAACCGGGTGAACGTCGACATCGACCGCTTCGGGCTCTTCAACATCGAGTACCTGTCGCGCAACCTTCAGGCCGCGTTCCTCAAGCTGCCGCAGGTGTCGCTGTCCCCGCTGAGGCTGTCGTACGACCCGCATGGGCTGACGCTGCTGCTCACGCTGCCCCTGCTGGTGTTCTTGCTGGTGCCCCGCACGCGCCCCCGGCTGCACTGGCCCCTGTGGCTGACCGTGGCGGTGTGCGCGCTGCCCGGTCTCTTCTACCAGAACACCGGTTACATGCAGTTCGGCTTCCGGTTCAGCCTGGACTACACGCCCTACCTGTTGCTGCTCTTCGCCATTGGCGGATGGTCGCTGCGCAACCGCTCGGTGGTAGCCGTGCTGGCGCTTGGCGTGCTGGTGAACTTCTGGGGGGCCGTGGCCTTCCGGGGCTACACGGAGTTCGTCCGGAACTGGTAGGCCTCCAGGGCCCGGCGGCTTGAATCCGCCGGGTTCCCACCGCACATGAAGGGCGACATGCAACCTCCCACGGGTCAGCCACCACCAGGCAAGCGTTGGCACACGCGTGAGGACAGCGGCATCCGCCTGGATGCGGCGTTGCGCTGGTGGCACGACGACGAGCCCATCGAGCATCCGAAAATCATCGAGCTCTTCAACGCCTCGCTGGTCCTGGACGAGGACGGGCGCTACCAACTGCGCATCGCTCCGGACTGGTGCTACGTCCAGGTAGAGGACGCGGCCTACGAGGTCCGCACCGTGGACGTCACCCCGGACGAACGTGTGTCCCTGCGCCTGAGCGACCGGACCGCCGAAGCCCTGGACCTGAAGTCGCTCCAGCTCACGCCGGACGGAGTCCTCACGTGCCGCGTGAAGCAGGGCAGGGCGAAGGCCCGCTTCTCCCGCGATGCGCAGTACCAGTTCGGTGAGCTGCTGGAGGAGGGCCCCGGAGGGCACCTGGTTTTGCGCGCGGGCCAAAGCCAATGGGAACTCCCTCTCTCGCTGGATGCGCTCCAGGCCGCGACCTAGGCGGCCTCGGCCGACGAGGGCTGCGCGGACGGTGAGGGGGCGCCCACCAGGTCGCGGGCAAGCGCCTCCAGGACGTCCGGGTGCTCACGCAGCCATTCGCACGCCCGCTCACGGCCCTGGCCGATGCGCTCACCCCGCAGGCTGAAGTGGCTGCCCGACTTCTCCACCATGCCCGCGCTTACGGCCAGGTCGAGCACCTCGGCGGCGCGGTGGATGCCCGTCCCATAGAGCACGTCGAACTCCGCCTCCTGGAATGGGGGCGCCAGCTTGTTCTTCACCACCTTCACGCGCGCCCGTGAGCCCACCACCGAGTCGCCCTCCTTGAGGTTGCCCGTGCGGCGGATCTCCATCCGCACCGACGCGTAGAACTTCAGCGCGTTGCCGCCCGTCGTCGTCTCCGGGTTGCCGAACATCACGCCAATCTTCATGCGGACCTGGTTGATGAAGATGATGCAGGTGCCGGAGCGGCTCACGGCGCCCGTGAGCTTCCGCAGCGCCTGGCTCATCAGCCGGGCCTGGACACCCATGTGCGCGTCTCCCATCTCTCCTTCAATCTCCGCGCGGGGGACCAGCGCCGCCACCGAGTCCACCACGATGAGGTCCACGGCGCCCGAGCGCACGAGCTGCTCGGTGATTTCAAGCGCCTGCTCCCCGGTGTCCGGCTGAGCCACGAGCAGTTCCTCCGTCCGCACCCCCAGCTTGCGTGCGTAGGACAGGTCCAGGGCGTGCTCCGCGTCGATGAAGGCCGCGACGCCTCCCACGGACTGCACCTGCGCAATCGCATGCAAGGTGAGCGTCGTCTTGCCGGAGGACTCATTGCCGAACAGCTCCACCACACGCCCTCGCGGATAGCCCCCCACGCCCAGGGCCCGGTCCAACCCCACCGAGCCCGAGGGGATGACCGCCACCTTCTGCTCCGGTGCGTCCGCGCCGAGCGTCATCACCGCGCCCCGGCCGAACTGTTTCTCGATGGACGCCACCGCTGCCGCCACTGCCTTCAGCTTCTCCGTCAGCCTGCTCATCTCGTCTGCCTCCCTCGCCGCCCTGCGGGCTGGATGCCTCGGCGGTGGGCAGAGCAACGCTCATGCCGCGCGGGCGCCCAGCGAGGCGGGCCTGCAAGGGCGTCCAGGTTGGTCCACTCCGTCCGGATTGGCGGAGCGGCATGGCTGTCTCCCGGGTGCTGAGAAGGCAAAGGTGGGAGCACCTCCGCATAAGCAGACTCAAGAGGCCGTGACAGACCTGCTTGAGGGGATGAAAGGCTTTGCGTTGAACCTCGAGCGCGTCGACGTGACCTCTCCTCACGTGAACAAGACCCGTGAGAACCTTCCCCATGTGGTCATCCTGGGAGGCGGCTTCGGCGGCCTCTACGCGGCCCGGCACCTGCGAAAGGCAGGGGTCCGCGTCACGATGGTGGACCGTCATAACCACCACCTCTTCCAGCCTCTGCTGTACCAGGTGGCCACGGCGACGCTCAGCCCCAGCGACATCGCCTCGCCGCTGCGCGCGATGCTCGGTCGCGATCATGTCCAGGTGCTGCTCGCGGAAGTGACCGGCGTGGACACCGCGCGCAAGCGCGTCCTCCTGGCGGACA
This genomic interval carries:
- the recA gene encoding recombinase RecA, which translates into the protein MSRLTEKLKAVAAAVASIEKQFGRGAVMTLGADAPEQKVAVIPSGSVGLDRALGVGGYPRGRVVELFGNESSGKTTLTLHAIAQVQSVGGVAAFIDAEHALDLSYARKLGVRTEELLVAQPDTGEQALEITEQLVRSGAVDLIVVDSVAALVPRAEIEGEMGDAHMGVQARLMSQALRKLTGAVSRSGTCIIFINQVRMKIGVMFGNPETTTGGNALKFYASVRMEIRRTGNLKEGDSVVGSRARVKVVKNKLAPPFQEAEFDVLYGTGIHRAAEVLDLAVSAGMVEKSGSHFSLRGERIGQGRERACEWLREHPDVLEALARDLVGAPSPSAQPSSAEAA
- a CDS encoding DUF1285 domain-containing protein; this translates as MQPPTGQPPPGKRWHTREDSGIRLDAALRWWHDDEPIEHPKIIELFNASLVLDEDGRYQLRIAPDWCYVQVEDAAYEVRTVDVTPDERVSLRLSDRTAEALDLKSLQLTPDGVLTCRVKQGRAKARFSRDAQYQFGELLEEGPGGHLVLRAGQSQWELPLSLDALQAAT